The Polaromonas sp. SP1 DNA window TGGCGACGATGGAGCTGATGCGCCAGACCTTGCGGCCGGCCTCGCGCAGGCCTTCAAACGCCTGCGGGCTGGTGACTTCGTGCACCAGGTGGCGGTCGATGTAGAGGATGGAGGTGCCGTCTTCTTCGGTATGAACGACGTGCTCGTCCCAGATTTTGTCGTAGAGGGTGCGTCCCATGGTTTTCCTTCGTGGTCTCTTGTTGTGGCTGTCGTTGTGTCGTTGGCAGCGTGTCGCGGTGGGTGATTCTAGGCGGCTGCCCCGGCGGGGGCGGCTGCGTTTTTGGCGGGTTTGGCGGCGGCGATGGCTGCCTGCGCCGTGGGCAGCGTCAGGTGTTCGACCAGCAGCCGGGCCGTCAGCGGCAGGGTGGAAAAGTCGCGCGCCACCAGCTGGATCTGGCGCTCGGCCCAGGCGTCGAGCAGCGGAACGGATTCGAGCTCGCCGACGCCATGCATGAGCTCAAAGGCGCGCTGCGGCATTACGCCTACGCCCAGGCCGTTGTGGATCATGCGGCACATGGCGTCCAGGCCGGTGACGTGGATACGCAGCTTGATGGTGCGGCCCAGCCGCGCGGCGGCTTCGCGCATGGCCAGGTAGATGGAGCTGTTGGAATGCAGGCCGACCTGGTCGTAGTCCAGGGCTGCTTCAAATTTGATAGCGCCCTGTGCACACAGCGCGTGGCCCCTGGGCACAATCAGCACCAATTTGTCATTGCGGTAGGGCAGCACCTGCAAATCACCCGCGCCGTCGGCGGTGTTGCAGATGCCCAGGTCGGCCGCGCCTTCCTGCACTGCGCGCACGACCTCGGTGCTCAGGTGCTCTTCCAGGTCGATCTTGATGCCGGAATGCTCGCGGGTGAAGGCGCCCAGGTCTTCGGGCAAAAACTGCACGATGGCCGAAATGCTGGCGTGCACGCGCACATGGCCGCGCACGCCGTCGGCGTATTCGCTGAGCTCGCTCTGCATTTTCTCGAGGCTGAACAGCACCGAGCGTGCATGGTGCAGCAGGCTCTCGCCGGCGGGCGTCAGGTCGACGCCGCGGGTGTGGCGGTACAGCAGCGGCGTGTCCAGCGTGGCTTCGAGGTCGCTGAGGCGCTTGCTCACGGCCGAGGCGGCGATGAACTCGCGCTCGGCCGCCTTGCCGATGCTGCCCAGCTCGCACACGGCCACAAAGAGCTGAAGCGAGGTCAGGTCAATGCGGCGGGCGAAATTGCGTTCGGAGCTTTTGATGGACATGGTGGGCCGGTCATCGCCTTTGACGACGGTGAATACCGATTTTGCTACGATAAATTGAGATTTGCCATCGCAATACGCGATGACTGACTTGCCGGAATGGGGGCTGGGGTGCAGCTTTGCACCGGCGCCGGTTTAACCCTGTTTTAGGGCTCCAGCCCAATCTACACCTTGGGTATGCGCTATCAAAAAAATAGCAAAACCCCGGCTTAAACCCTTTTGGGCAGGCGCTGCAGGTCTGCCGCGACGCGCGCCAGGACTTCCGCCCAGTCGCCCAGCGCCTTTTGTCGGTACAGGCGCATGCCGGCGTACCAGGGCGTGGTCTCGCCCGCCACGCCCCAGCGCCAGTCGGCCGCGGCGCTCAAAAGCAGCCAGGTCGGCACGCCCAGGCTGGCCGCCAGGTGCGCCGGCAGGCTGTCGACGCTGATGACCAGGTCCAGCTCGGCCATCAGGGCGGCGGTGGCCTGCAGGTCGGTGAACGACGCGCTGTAGTCGAACACGGCCGGCAGCGCGAAGGCCTGCAGTTCCGCGTTGCGCTCGTTCTTCTGCACGACGTACCAGTCCACGTCCGGCAATTGCTGCAGCAGGGGCAGCAGGACCGGGGTGGCGATGGAGCGGTTGTGCTCATAGAGGTTGTTGGCATCGCCGCTCCAGGCCAGGCCAACTTTTTTGCGCGCGTCGCCGGCGGGCAGCCGCGCCTTCCAGCCGGCCCGGAGCTTTTCATCGGCCGAAAAGTAGGCGCCGCTGGAGGCCAGCTCGGCCGGCTCGAGGCCGAGAACCGCCGGCAGGGCGGCGGCCGGCACCCAGGCGTCATGCCGCGCAAGCAGGTCAAAAAAACCGGTTGCGCCTTCATGGGAAAACGCCGGGTAAGCCCAGCGGTTGCCGCTGAAAAACGCCGCGTGGTGGAAGGCGTGCAGGGCGACTTCTTTGGCGCCGCGCCGCGTCAGCTGTTCCATCAGCCTGGCGAACATGATGAGGTCTCCCGTGCCGCCCCAGCCCGTCACCAGGATGGACTTGCCCTCCACAGGGTCGCCCTTTTTCAGCAGGGGCCGGGCGGTGGCCAGGGCCCAGGGCGAGTGCGTTTCCAGGCCTTGCGGGCTCCAGTACCAGCTCAGTTCCTGCCAGCCCTCGTGCCAGTGGCCCAGGCGCAGCAAGGCATAACCCAGGTGGATATGAAAATCCAGGTCGTCCGGCTTCAGGGCGGCGGCTTGGCGGTAGTGCGGCAGCGCGCGGTCAAACTGCCCCAGCCGGTCCAGCACCTCGGCCAGGTTGAAGTGGTGGCCTGCGTTGCCGCTGTCGGCGGCCAGCAGCTTTTCGCGCGATGCCAGTGCGACCTCATGCAAGCCCAGCTGCTGTGCGACGGTGGCGATGTTGAAGTGCACGGCCATGTCGTGCGGCGCCAGCGCGGCAGCCTGGAAGCTGGCGTCCAGCGACGCCTGCCTGGCGCCCAGAATGTAATGCACGTTGGAAAGCTCCAGCCACGCCTGCAGGCTGCCGGGGTCGCGTTGCACGCAGGTCTCGAGCACGGCGCGCGCCAGCGCGGGCTCACCCTGCGACAGCAGCTCACGGGCAACGGCAAGGAGTGCGGGGAGTTTTTCCATGCGCAGGTTTCAAGCGCCGTGCCTGTGCGCCGGCATCAAAGCTTTTTCAGGACGAACTCGATGCCGCATTCGGAGAAGGCGGTGCGTGTCTGATCAAAGCGAACATAGCCGGGCAGAAAGGTGTGGTTGAGCTGCTCGATTTTTTCGATGCCGACTTCGGTGTCGAAGGATTGCAGCAGCTCCAGCATGTTGATCGAGACGGGCGACCAGCTATGGCGTTTGAAAATGGTGAAGCTGTGCTTGTGGTCGTCGTTGAAGCTTGAGGGCCACACGCCCTGCTCGTACAGGTCTTCGTCGGGAACGGTGACCACCATGTAGCCGCCCGGCTTGAGCACGCGCAGCCAGTGCCGCAGGGCGATGCGCGGGTCCACCACGTGCTCCAGGCAGTGGGCCGAGTAGACGAAGTCGAAGCTGGCGTCGCGCACATTGGCCAGGTACTGGGCGTCGCCCTGCGCCCAGTCATAGACCGTGACGCCCAACATGCGCGGAAAGAGGCCCCTGTACAAACCGATGCTGTCGGGCCCGCCGCCAATATCGATGCCGTGGCCCACCAGCCAGCGATTGCCGAAACGCGCGTCCTGCAGGCGCCGGTTGAGGGAGGTGGACGTGGTGCCGGGCACGCCAAGCTGGAGCTCCTGAGCGCCGGTCTGGTCGCCGGGAAGCACCCACGGGTGCAGGTCGTAAGCGCCCCATGCCAGCGGCCAAAGCACCGCGTAGCCGGTGTCGTCGCCGTACCAGTGCAGGCTGTGGGTGGCCGAAAAGCTTTCGAGCAAGGCCACAAAGGCGGCCTCCTGGTCCCAGGCGTTTTCAGCCCAGTCGGGGTTGGCCCCTTGGGCCACCTTGAAATCACGCCGGTAGATGCGCACGTCGTCGACGACGACAAGGGCGTTGGCCGCCTGGCCGCGGATCGCGGCGATCTCGGCCATCAGCGGCAGGCGCTCCTGGGGCGGCCGCGTGGTGTCGCGGTAACTTTGCCCGCCATGGTCGGCGCCGGGGTAATGGGCATCCAGGAACACCAGGCAGCGGTGGGACTGCAGGGCGGCTGCGGTGCTGTCTGCCTGCAAAAAACCGAGGCTGTCTGCCAGCATCACCTGCAGCTGCGGGCCCTGCACGGCGCGTGCGTGCAAGGGCGCAAAGATCTCGCAGGACAAAGCCTGCTGAAAGCCCGCGGCCAGCGCGGCCCTGCAGGAGCCGCCCTCGCCATAGCCTGTCTCGATCAAATGGGTGACCTGGTGGTCAGCCACCAGGCGGTCCAGCCGGAAGCGGTTTAACGCTCCCATGCGGGTTGAAAAGACGCAACAACGGGAAAGCCCATACTGGCGCTTTTCAATCCAGCTGCGGGGTGGCGCTTAGCGCTTGGCCAGCGGCGTGACCTGGCGGGTCGTCGAGCCGGTGAACAGCTGACGCGGACGGCCGATCTTGTACTCGGGGTCGCCGATCATTTCATTGAGCTGGGCGATCCAGCCGACGGTGCGGGCCAGGGCGAACACAGCGGTAAACAGCGGCACGGGGATGCCGATGGC harbors:
- a CDS encoding LysR family transcriptional regulator — its product is MKSSERNFARRIDLTSLQLFVAVCELGSIGKAAEREFIAASAVSKRLSDLEATLDTPLLYRHTRGVDLTPAGESLLHHARSVLFSLEKMQSELSEYADGVRGHVRVHASISAIVQFLPEDLGAFTREHSGIKIDLEEHLSTEVVRAVQEGAADLGICNTADGAGDLQVLPYRNDKLVLIVPRGHALCAQGAIKFEAALDYDQVGLHSNSSIYLAMREAAARLGRTIKLRIHVTGLDAMCRMIHNGLGVGVMPQRAFELMHGVGELESVPLLDAWAERQIQLVARDFSTLPLTARLLVEHLTLPTAQAAIAAAKPAKNAAAPAGAAA
- a CDS encoding tetratricopeptide repeat protein → MEKLPALLAVARELLSQGEPALARAVLETCVQRDPGSLQAWLELSNVHYILGARQASLDASFQAAALAPHDMAVHFNIATVAQQLGLHEVALASREKLLAADSGNAGHHFNLAEVLDRLGQFDRALPHYRQAAALKPDDLDFHIHLGYALLRLGHWHEGWQELSWYWSPQGLETHSPWALATARPLLKKGDPVEGKSILVTGWGGTGDLIMFARLMEQLTRRGAKEVALHAFHHAAFFSGNRWAYPAFSHEGATGFFDLLARHDAWVPAAALPAVLGLEPAELASSGAYFSADEKLRAGWKARLPAGDARKKVGLAWSGDANNLYEHNRSIATPVLLPLLQQLPDVDWYVVQKNERNAELQAFALPAVFDYSASFTDLQATAALMAELDLVISVDSLPAHLAASLGVPTWLLLSAAADWRWGVAGETTPWYAGMRLYRQKALGDWAEVLARVAADLQRLPKRV
- a CDS encoding class I SAM-dependent methyltransferase; amino-acid sequence: MGALNRFRLDRLVADHQVTHLIETGYGEGGSCRAALAAGFQQALSCEIFAPLHARAVQGPQLQVMLADSLGFLQADSTAAALQSHRCLVFLDAHYPGADHGGQSYRDTTRPPQERLPLMAEIAAIRGQAANALVVVDDVRIYRRDFKVAQGANPDWAENAWDQEAAFVALLESFSATHSLHWYGDDTGYAVLWPLAWGAYDLHPWVLPGDQTGAQELQLGVPGTTSTSLNRRLQDARFGNRWLVGHGIDIGGGPDSIGLYRGLFPRMLGVTVYDWAQGDAQYLANVRDASFDFVYSAHCLEHVVDPRIALRHWLRVLKPGGYMVVTVPDEDLYEQGVWPSSFNDDHKHSFTIFKRHSWSPVSINMLELLQSFDTEVGIEKIEQLNHTFLPGYVRFDQTRTAFSECGIEFVLKKL